In the genome of Cryptomeria japonica chromosome 8, Sugi_1.0, whole genome shotgun sequence, one region contains:
- the LOC131028589 gene encoding uncharacterized protein LOC131028589, translated as MELDVPPATNVLLNECATPSLGRHKKMKVATDKRLTSDEGTYLAQKDYFDGVCGGSVQLLGDLADNICSGLEKVSRKPRMSIRTKCLKEMTNENLSARGDKKNATYCHIRKHGWQETFNGKLQWLYKCKPRW; from the exons ATGGAATTGGATGTTCCACCTGCAACAAATGTCTTACTCAATGAGTGTGCAACTCCTTCTTTGGGGAGGCATAAAAAGATGAAGGTTGCCACAGATAAAAGGTTGACTTCGGATGAGGGCACATATTTGGCACAGAAG GATTATTTTGATGGGGTTTGTGGAGGGAGCGTGCAGTTGTTAGGAGATCTGGCTGACAACATATGTAGTGGGCTAGAAAAAGTATCTCGTAAACCTCGAATGTCCATTAGGACGAAGTGCCTGAAGGAGATGACAAATGAAAACTTGAGTGCACGCGGAGACAAGAAGAATGCAA CTTACTGCCACATAAGGAAGCATGGATGGCAAGAAACGTTCAATGGGAAACTACAGTGGCTTTACAAATGCAAACCGCGATGGTGA